One segment of Paenibacillus rhizovicinus DNA contains the following:
- a CDS encoding ABC transporter ATP-binding protein, with the protein MKPIVDIAGLTKSYGKSRGITDLTFSIEEGEVFGFIGPNGAGKSTTIRTLLNIIFPTSGSAAIFGKDVVAHSREIRQQIGYLPSEVFYYDDMKVMDLIRFSAAFHRYRNEQRIAELAARLDLDLNRKIEDLSFGNRKKVGIVQALLHEPRLLILDEPTGGLDPLMQNTFFELLKEERAKGTTIFFSSHILSEVQRLCDRVAIIKDGALIKVESVETLLRNNLRHITLTSKQPETIDLSGIAGIVKREIAGTHLKLLYDGDMRSFVQGVAECAFQDILIEEPSLDEIFLHYYTK; encoded by the coding sequence TTGAAGCCAATCGTCGATATCGCAGGGCTGACCAAGTCTTACGGCAAGAGCCGCGGCATCACAGATCTTACGTTCTCCATCGAAGAAGGCGAAGTGTTCGGGTTCATCGGACCGAACGGCGCGGGCAAGAGCACGACGATACGGACGCTGCTGAACATTATTTTCCCGACCTCCGGCAGCGCGGCGATCTTCGGCAAGGACGTCGTCGCGCATTCTCGGGAGATCCGGCAGCAGATCGGTTATCTGCCCTCGGAGGTCTTCTACTACGATGACATGAAGGTCATGGACCTCATTCGCTTCTCGGCTGCCTTCCACCGTTACCGGAACGAGCAGCGGATCGCCGAGCTCGCCGCCCGGCTCGATCTCGACCTGAACCGCAAAATCGAAGACCTTTCCTTCGGCAATCGCAAGAAGGTCGGCATCGTTCAAGCGCTGCTCCATGAACCGAGGCTGCTCATTCTCGACGAACCGACGGGCGGACTCGATCCGTTGATGCAGAACACGTTCTTCGAGCTGCTCAAGGAAGAGCGCGCCAAAGGAACGACGATCTTCTTCTCCTCTCACATTCTGAGCGAGGTGCAGCGGTTGTGCGACCGGGTGGCGATCATCAAGGACGGCGCCCTGATCAAAGTCGAATCCGTGGAAACCCTGCTTCGCAACAACTTGCGTCATATTACGCTCACCTCCAAGCAGCCCGAAACCATCGATCTGTCCGGTATCGCCGGCATCGTGAAACGGGAAATCGCAGGTACGCATCTGAAGCTGCTGTATGACGGCGATATGCGATCCTTCGTGCAGGGCGTGGCCGAATGCGCCTTCCAAGATATTTTGATCGAAGAGCCTTCGCTTGATGAAATTTTCTTGCATTATTACACGAAATAA
- the purL gene encoding phosphoribosylformylglycinamidine synthase subunit PurL, producing the protein MAQQLTAKEPTAEQIAEQRIYTQFGVTDHEYELICGFLGRKPNYTEIGVFSVMWSEHCSYKNSKKILKKFPITGPKVLMGPGEGAGIVDIGDNQAVVFKIESHNHPSAVEPYQGAATGVGGIIRDIFSMGARPVALLNSLRFGNLENARVKYLFEHVVGGIAGYGNCIGIPTVAGEVMFDESYEGNPLVNAMCVGLIDHDKIQRGVAKGVGNPVFYVGPATGRDGIHGATFASVELSEESEEKRTAVQVGDPFMEKLVMEATLELIDSGIVVGIQDMGAAGLTCSSAEMASKAGNGLELYLDEVPQREEGMTPYEMMLSESQERMLFVVEPQHEAQAQEIFDRWGIICVKVGKVTDDGRLRLFHQGEEVANMPVTALVDECPMYDKPSKEPAYYAANAAIDTAAYPEVTDLTDALQKVLASPTVASKEWVYNQYDYMVRTSTAVQPGSDAAVVTIRGTRKALAMTTDCNGRYVYLDPEVGGQIAVAEAARNIVCSGAEPLAITDNLNFGSPEKPEVFWQIEKAADGISEACRVLDTPVIGGNVSLYNENAKGAIYPTPVIGMVGLVQDVDHITTQGFKAEGDVIILAGETKHELGGSELQYVLHGKSEGRPPQIDLAVEKKLQQGVLGAIKQGLVASAHDLSEGGLAVAVAESAISGKLGAEVNVVTDLRADAALFSESQSRILLSAKADQAAKLTQYLTEQGVPNATIGVVRSNGLTININGKPGVNATVEQLEKVWKDAIPCLMK; encoded by the coding sequence ATGGCGCAGCAGTTAACGGCTAAGGAGCCAACGGCGGAACAAATCGCGGAACAGCGCATTTACACGCAGTTTGGCGTAACGGATCATGAATATGAGCTCATTTGCGGATTCCTCGGCCGTAAGCCGAATTATACCGAGATCGGCGTATTCAGCGTAATGTGGTCGGAGCACTGCTCCTACAAGAATTCCAAGAAAATCCTGAAGAAGTTCCCGATCACCGGCCCGAAAGTTCTTATGGGACCAGGCGAAGGCGCGGGTATCGTGGATATCGGGGACAACCAAGCGGTCGTATTCAAGATCGAATCGCATAACCATCCATCCGCGGTCGAGCCGTACCAAGGCGCGGCAACGGGCGTCGGCGGCATTATCCGTGATATCTTCTCCATGGGCGCGCGTCCGGTCGCATTGCTGAACAGCTTGCGTTTCGGCAACCTGGAAAATGCGCGCGTGAAATACTTGTTCGAGCACGTCGTCGGCGGTATCGCTGGTTATGGTAACTGCATCGGCATCCCGACAGTAGCGGGCGAAGTCATGTTCGACGAGAGCTACGAAGGCAATCCGCTCGTCAACGCCATGTGCGTCGGTCTCATCGACCACGATAAAATCCAGCGCGGCGTCGCTAAAGGCGTAGGCAATCCCGTATTCTACGTCGGTCCTGCAACGGGCCGCGACGGCATCCACGGCGCAACGTTCGCATCCGTCGAGCTCTCCGAAGAGTCCGAAGAGAAGCGTACGGCGGTCCAAGTCGGCGATCCGTTCATGGAGAAGCTGGTTATGGAAGCTACATTGGAATTGATCGATTCCGGCATCGTAGTCGGGATTCAAGATATGGGCGCGGCGGGTCTGACTTGCTCCAGCGCGGAAATGGCATCCAAAGCCGGCAACGGCCTGGAGCTTTACCTCGACGAGGTGCCGCAGCGCGAAGAAGGCATGACGCCTTACGAAATGATGCTGTCGGAGTCGCAAGAGCGCATGCTCTTCGTCGTTGAACCGCAGCATGAAGCGCAAGCGCAAGAGATTTTCGACCGTTGGGGCATCATCTGCGTGAAGGTCGGCAAAGTAACGGACGACGGCCGTCTCCGCTTGTTCCACCAAGGCGAAGAAGTGGCGAACATGCCGGTAACGGCGCTCGTCGACGAGTGCCCGATGTACGACAAACCGTCGAAGGAGCCTGCTTACTACGCGGCGAACGCGGCTATCGATACAGCGGCTTATCCGGAAGTAACGGACCTGACGGACGCGCTCCAGAAAGTGCTGGCATCGCCGACCGTGGCGAGCAAAGAGTGGGTCTACAACCAATACGATTACATGGTTCGTACGAGCACGGCCGTGCAACCGGGTTCCGATGCGGCAGTCGTAACGATTCGCGGCACGCGCAAAGCGCTTGCCATGACGACGGACTGCAACGGGCGTTACGTTTACCTCGATCCTGAAGTCGGCGGTCAAATCGCGGTAGCGGAAGCGGCGCGCAACATCGTCTGCTCCGGCGCCGAGCCGCTGGCAATCACGGACAACCTGAACTTCGGCAGTCCGGAGAAGCCGGAAGTGTTCTGGCAAATCGAGAAAGCCGCGGACGGCATCTCGGAAGCTTGCCGCGTGCTCGATACGCCGGTTATCGGCGGCAACGTCAGCTTGTACAACGAGAATGCCAAAGGCGCGATCTACCCGACGCCGGTTATCGGCATGGTCGGTCTCGTGCAAGACGTCGACCATATTACGACGCAAGGCTTCAAAGCCGAAGGCGACGTCATCATCCTTGCCGGCGAAACGAAGCATGAGCTGGGCGGCAGCGAATTGCAGTACGTCCTTCACGGCAAGAGCGAAGGACGTCCGCCGCAAATCGACCTCGCGGTCGAGAAAAAATTGCAGCAAGGCGTGCTGGGCGCGATCAAGCAAGGTCTCGTCGCATCGGCGCATGACCTTTCCGAAGGCGGCCTGGCCGTGGCGGTCGCGGAATCCGCGATCAGCGGCAAGCTCGGCGCGGAAGTGAACGTTGTCACTGACCTGCGCGCGGATGCTGCGCTGTTCAGCGAATCCCAATCCCGTATCCTGCTTTCGGCGAAAGCGGACCAAGCAGCGAAACTGACGCAATACCTGACGGAACAAGGCGTGCCGAATGCAACGATCGGCGTCGTACGCAGCAACGGACTGACGATTAACATCAATGGCAAACCGGGCGTTAACGCAACGGTTGAACAACTGGAGAAGGTCTGGAAGGATGCGATTCCATGTCTGATGAAATAA
- the purQ gene encoding phosphoribosylformylglycinamidine synthase subunit PurQ — translation MKFAVIVFPGSNCDIDCYKAVEDTIGQEVDYVWHTATDLSAYDAILVPGGFSYGDYLRCGAIARFAPVMNEVVKAAEAGKFVLGICNGFQILTEAGLLPGALRRNSGMKFICQQTLLEVANNNTAFTSQYSAGEIIDIPIAHGEGNYYCDDETLAQLKANNQIVFRYAGDTNPNGSVENIAGISNVRGNVVGMMPHPERAVDQLLGSEDGKRMFTSILNAWREQHGAAVNG, via the coding sequence ATGAAGTTCGCAGTAATCGTATTTCCAGGCTCCAACTGTGATATCGACTGCTACAAAGCCGTCGAAGACACGATCGGCCAAGAGGTTGACTACGTTTGGCACACGGCGACGGATCTTTCCGCGTATGACGCGATTCTCGTGCCGGGCGGATTCTCGTACGGCGACTACCTGCGCTGCGGCGCCATCGCCCGTTTTGCTCCGGTCATGAACGAAGTGGTGAAAGCGGCGGAAGCCGGCAAGTTCGTCCTCGGAATCTGCAACGGGTTCCAAATCCTGACGGAAGCAGGCTTGCTGCCGGGCGCGCTTCGCCGCAACAGCGGCATGAAGTTCATTTGCCAGCAGACGCTGCTTGAAGTGGCGAACAACAACACGGCATTCACGAGCCAATACAGCGCAGGCGAGATCATCGACATTCCGATCGCGCACGGCGAGGGCAACTACTACTGCGACGACGAGACGCTCGCGCAGCTCAAAGCAAACAATCAAATCGTATTCCGTTACGCGGGCGACACGAACCCGAACGGATCGGTTGAAAATATCGCCGGTATCAGCAATGTACGCGGCAACGTAGTCGGCATGATGCCGCATCCGGAGCGCGCAGTGGATCAGCTGCTCGGCTCGGAAGACGGCAAACGGATGTTTACATCGATTTTGAACGCATGGAGGGAACAGCATGGCGCAGCAGTTAACGGCTAA
- the purB gene encoding adenylosuccinate lyase, with amino-acid sequence MLQRYSRPEMRAIWTEENKFKAWLEVELCACEAWVELGVIPREDVAALREKATFDIDRINEIELETRHDVIAFTRAVSETVGPERKWVHYGLTSTDVVDTAMGYLLLQANEILEKDIENFIEILRGQAVVYKDTAMMGRTHGVHAEPTTFGLKLALWYEEMKRNLERFRHAANGVQFGKISGAVGTYANIDPFVEEFTCRKLGITPAPISTQTLQRDRHAEYMATLALVATSLDKFATEIRALQKSEFREVEEPFAKGQKGSSAMPHKRNPIGCENISGLSRVIRGHMLTAYENVTLWHERDISHSSAERVILPDATMLLNYMLNRLGNILKNLQVFPENMKRNMQRTFGVPFSGRVMTKLIDKGFSREQAYDTVQPRAMQAWEEQRQFRDIIESTPEITSQLSADEIADCFNPAWHLKHVDTIFKRLELI; translated from the coding sequence ATGTTACAACGTTACAGCAGACCGGAAATGAGAGCGATTTGGACCGAGGAGAACAAATTCAAAGCATGGCTCGAGGTTGAGCTTTGCGCATGCGAGGCTTGGGTTGAACTCGGCGTCATCCCTCGCGAGGACGTAGCGGCCCTTCGGGAGAAAGCGACGTTCGACATCGACCGCATTAACGAAATCGAGCTGGAAACCCGCCATGACGTTATCGCGTTCACGCGCGCGGTATCCGAAACGGTCGGCCCTGAGCGCAAATGGGTCCATTACGGCCTGACGTCCACGGACGTCGTCGACACGGCAATGGGCTACCTGCTGCTGCAAGCCAACGAGATTCTCGAGAAAGACATCGAGAACTTCATCGAAATCCTCCGCGGTCAAGCGGTTGTCTATAAAGATACGGCCATGATGGGCCGTACGCACGGCGTGCATGCCGAGCCGACGACGTTCGGCTTGAAGCTCGCGCTGTGGTACGAAGAAATGAAACGGAACCTGGAGCGTTTCCGCCATGCGGCGAACGGCGTCCAATTCGGCAAAATCTCCGGCGCGGTCGGCACGTACGCGAACATCGATCCGTTCGTCGAAGAGTTCACTTGCCGCAAGCTCGGCATCACGCCTGCTCCGATCTCGACGCAAACGCTGCAGCGCGACCGTCATGCGGAATACATGGCGACGCTGGCACTGGTTGCGACGTCGCTCGATAAGTTCGCGACGGAGATCCGCGCCCTGCAGAAGAGCGAATTCCGCGAGGTGGAAGAGCCGTTCGCGAAGGGCCAGAAGGGCTCGTCCGCAATGCCGCATAAGCGCAACCCGATCGGCTGCGAGAACATTTCCGGCCTGTCCCGCGTCATCCGCGGCCATATGCTGACGGCTTACGAGAACGTAACGCTGTGGCACGAACGCGATATCAGCCACTCGTCGGCTGAACGCGTGATCCTGCCGGATGCGACGATGCTGCTGAACTATATGCTGAACCGTTTGGGCAACATTTTGAAGAATTTGCAAGTGTTCCCGGAGAACATGAAACGCAACATGCAGCGCACGTTCGGCGTACCGTTCTCCGGCCGCGTCATGACGAAGCTGATCGACAAAGGCTTCAGCCGCGAGCAGGCGTACGATACGGTACAGCCGCGGGCGATGCAGGCATGGGAAGAACAGCGCCAATTCCGCGACATCATCGAGTCGACGCCGGAAATCACGAGCCAATTGTCCGCGGACGAGATTGCCGATTGTTTCAATCCGGCATGGCATTTGAAACACGTGGATACTATTTTTAAACGGCTTGAGTTGATTTAA
- the purE gene encoding 5-(carboxyamino)imidazole ribonucleotide mutase: MSVQVGVIMGSKSDWDTMKLACDVLDELQIPYEKKVVSAHRTPDLMFQYAETAAERGLKVIIAGAGGAAHLPGMVAAKTILPVIGVPVKSSNLNGLDSLLSIVQMPGGIPVATVAIGNAGGTNAGLLAGQIIGAFDPAVQSRVQARRDRIQQEVLESSETL, from the coding sequence ATGTCGGTACAAGTGGGCGTTATCATGGGCAGCAAGTCAGATTGGGATACGATGAAACTGGCCTGTGATGTGCTGGATGAGCTGCAAATTCCGTACGAGAAGAAAGTCGTTTCCGCGCACCGCACGCCGGATCTGATGTTCCAATACGCGGAAACCGCCGCAGAGCGCGGACTGAAAGTCATTATCGCGGGTGCAGGCGGAGCTGCACATTTGCCCGGCATGGTCGCAGCCAAAACGATTCTGCCGGTTATTGGCGTTCCGGTTAAATCTTCGAATTTGAACGGTCTGGATTCGCTGTTGTCCATCGTGCAAATGCCGGGCGGCATTCCGGTCGCGACCGTCGCGATCGGCAATGCGGGCGGTACGAATGCAGGGCTGCTCGCAGGCCAGATCATCGGCGCATTCGATCCTGCGGTTCAATCGCGCGTGCAAGCACGGCGCGACCGGATTCAGCAGGAAGTGCTGGAAAGCAGTGAGACGCTATGA
- a CDS encoding TetR/AcrR family transcriptional regulator produces the protein MNSVFAKVPEVKQELIMTICIEEFAKNGYDNASTDIITSRAGISKGILFHYFKSKKNLYLAVVKHCTRLLIDRTMEEVDRIQAVDFFDRLKAIILAKQQITLRHSQEAELVQRAMIHPPKALKEELDAFFSEHQTKYTDPFMLNDLFKTDLLASGPLREGVTPEKVFHMVMMVLSQYSAKYLQLYRTGDYTHEALQAMLIEESDDFIDMVKYGVYRK, from the coding sequence ATGAATTCCGTATTCGCGAAAGTTCCTGAAGTCAAGCAGGAGCTCATCATGACCATATGCATCGAGGAGTTCGCCAAGAACGGGTACGACAATGCCTCGACGGACATTATTACTTCCCGCGCGGGTATTTCCAAAGGGATCCTGTTCCACTACTTCAAAAGCAAGAAGAACCTCTATCTCGCCGTCGTCAAGCATTGCACGAGACTGTTGATCGACCGGACGATGGAAGAGGTGGACCGCATTCAAGCCGTCGATTTCTTCGACCGTCTCAAGGCGATCATTCTCGCCAAGCAGCAGATCACCCTGCGGCATTCGCAAGAAGCCGAGCTGGTGCAGCGAGCCATGATCCATCCGCCGAAAGCGCTCAAGGAGGAACTGGACGCGTTCTTCTCAGAACATCAGACGAAGTATACGGATCCCTTCATGCTGAATGACCTGTTCAAAACCGACCTGCTGGCATCCGGCCCTCTCCGCGAAGGCGTAACGCCGGAGAAGGTGTTCCATATGGTGATGATGGTCCTGTCCCAGTATTCCGCCAAATACCTGCAGCTGTACCGCACCGGCGATTATACGCATGAAGCGCTGCAGGCGATGCTGATCGAAGAGAGCGATGACTTCATCGACATGGTGAAGTATGGAGTGTATCGGAAGTAG
- a CDS encoding ABC transporter permease subunit, which translates to MLFRREFKRNLRSLIIWSLIMAGIILLYLSIFPSMAKEQANMDSLTNAVPEGMQKAFGMDRLSLGTLLGFYGIEIHLMTTLLGSIYAALLASGIIAKEQNEKTAEFLLSLPLARQTIILHKGAAVASNVLLFNLVIVAASLVGFQFSSGQDISYRAFFLLELAVLLMHLTFAAIAFLFSALARRTRSIVSISLGLVFVMYFLSVVAGISERFSWLKYASPFKYADSAQILTEHSLDPIYPVIMAVVIAGCFLSAYWYYSKKDIVV; encoded by the coding sequence ATGCTGTTCAGAAGAGAGTTCAAACGCAATTTGCGGAGCCTGATCATATGGAGCCTCATTATGGCAGGCATTATTTTGCTGTATTTAAGCATCTTCCCCTCCATGGCCAAGGAACAGGCGAACATGGACAGTCTCACGAACGCGGTTCCGGAAGGCATGCAGAAAGCGTTCGGCATGGACCGTCTCAGCCTTGGCACCTTGCTCGGATTCTACGGCATCGAGATCCATCTCATGACGACGCTGCTCGGAAGCATCTACGCGGCGCTGCTGGCCTCCGGCATCATCGCCAAGGAGCAGAACGAGAAGACGGCCGAGTTTCTGCTGTCGCTGCCTCTCGCCCGTCAAACGATTATTTTGCATAAAGGGGCGGCCGTCGCCTCGAACGTCTTGCTGTTCAACCTTGTCATCGTCGCGGCATCGCTTGTCGGATTTCAATTCTCCTCGGGGCAGGACATTTCCTATCGGGCGTTCTTCCTGCTCGAACTGGCGGTGCTGCTGATGCACCTGACGTTCGCCGCCATCGCGTTCTTGTTCTCGGCACTCGCGCGCAGAACGCGTTCGATCGTCTCGATCTCGCTCGGACTCGTGTTCGTCATGTACTTCCTCAGCGTCGTCGCAGGCATCTCCGAACGGTTCTCTTGGCTGAAATACGCGAGTCCGTTCAAGTACGCCGATTCCGCGCAAATCCTGACGGAACACAGCCTTGATCCGATCTATCCCGTCATCATGGCCGTCGTCATCGCCGGTTGCTTCCTGTCCGCGTATTGGTATTATAGTAAAAAAGATATCGTGGTATAG
- the purS gene encoding phosphoribosylformylglycinamidine synthase subunit PurS, with amino-acid sequence MKAKVYVTIKENVLDPQGSAVQGALHTMGFEEVGKVRIGKYLELNLDTSDRAEAEARLTAMCEKLLANTVVEDFRFELEG; translated from the coding sequence ATGAAGGCTAAAGTCTACGTAACGATCAAAGAAAACGTGCTCGACCCGCAAGGCAGCGCCGTGCAAGGCGCCCTGCACACCATGGGCTTCGAGGAAGTCGGCAAAGTCCGCATCGGCAAATACCTGGAGCTGAACTTGGATACGTCCGACCGCGCGGAAGCGGAAGCGCGTTTGACAGCAATGTGCGAGAAGCTGCTCGCGAACACGGTCGTTGAAGATTTCCGCTTTGAATTGGAGGGGTAA
- a CDS encoding phosphoribosylaminoimidazolesuccinocarboxamide synthase, translating to MTQALSTAADYIKAPLIYKGKVRELYDLGEHFLIVVTDRISAFDYVLDPAVPEKGNVLNRLSAFWFEQTADMMANHVVHTDVNKLGDLVTEPELLKNRIMVTKKAERIDIECVVRGYITGGGWRQYVKTSAINGIELPAGLRKNERFAEPLFTPAAKNDVGHDEDIPFARMQEMVGAELADELRDKSIRLYEFARAFCEERGIILADCKFEFGLIDGKVILIDEIFTPDSSRFWAKANYAYDIEIDSMDKEPVRTYLLGSDWDQNSKPAPLPEAVVQETTNRYLAIYEALTGKPLN from the coding sequence ATGACACAAGCATTGTCCACGGCTGCGGATTATATTAAGGCGCCGCTGATTTATAAAGGCAAGGTGCGCGAGCTTTACGATCTGGGCGAGCATTTCCTGATCGTCGTTACGGACCGCATCAGCGCATTCGATTACGTGCTTGACCCGGCCGTACCTGAGAAAGGCAACGTGCTGAACCGGTTGTCGGCTTTCTGGTTCGAGCAAACGGCCGATATGATGGCGAATCACGTTGTTCACACGGACGTTAACAAGCTGGGCGATCTCGTTACGGAGCCCGAACTGCTGAAGAACCGCATCATGGTCACGAAGAAAGCGGAGCGCATCGATATCGAATGCGTCGTGCGCGGCTATATCACGGGCGGCGGTTGGAGACAATATGTGAAAACATCGGCCATCAACGGCATCGAACTGCCGGCCGGCCTTCGGAAGAACGAACGTTTCGCGGAACCTCTCTTCACGCCTGCGGCCAAGAACGACGTCGGCCATGACGAAGACATCCCGTTCGCGCGCATGCAAGAAATGGTGGGCGCCGAGCTCGCCGATGAACTGCGCGACAAGAGCATTCGCCTCTACGAATTCGCCCGCGCGTTCTGCGAAGAGCGCGGCATCATCCTGGCGGACTGCAAATTCGAATTCGGCCTCATCGACGGCAAAGTCATTCTGATCGATGAAATCTTCACCCCGGACTCTTCCCGTTTCTGGGCCAAAGCCAACTATGCGTACGACATCGAAATCGACAGCATGGACAAAGAACCGGTCCGCACGTACCTGCTCGGCTCCGATTGGGACCAGAACAGCAAACCGGCTCCGCTGCCGGAAGCAGTCGTCCAAGAAACAACGAACCGCTACCTGGCGATCTACGAAGCGCTAACGGGCAAACCGCTCAACTAA
- the purK gene encoding 5-(carboxyamino)imidazole ribonucleotide synthase, with protein MSKAAGSEMKVILPGSTIGILGGGQLGRMMANAGSAMGYRFVALDPTPDAPCGQVAQQIVAAYDNRDAAKELAARADVITYEFENVDAGVAAMLMEQSYVPQGSELLYTTQHRLREKRAIEAAGVKVAPYAEVRSADELREAVGRFGLPCVLKTAMGGYDGKGQWVIRSESEIDEAFETLKRAGTELVVEQFIRFQKELSVIAARSPQGEIRTFPAAENIHVDNILHLSIVPARIDEELQREAERLAARIAEGLGAVGLIAVELFLTEDGELFVNELAPRPHNSGHYTMEACRTSQFEQHVRAVCGLPLGDTALLTPVVMVNVLGEHVEPLLGRMARQDESAERLGVAPKIHLYGKHEAKHKRKMGHVNVLADSVEQALEWVSETNIWRV; from the coding sequence ATGAGCAAGGCGGCCGGCAGCGAGATGAAAGTGATATTGCCGGGTTCGACGATCGGCATTCTGGGCGGCGGACAGCTGGGACGGATGATGGCGAACGCGGGCAGCGCGATGGGGTACCGGTTCGTAGCGCTTGATCCGACGCCGGATGCGCCGTGCGGCCAAGTCGCGCAGCAAATCGTCGCGGCTTACGACAACCGCGATGCGGCCAAGGAATTGGCGGCGCGCGCGGATGTCATTACGTATGAATTCGAGAACGTCGACGCAGGGGTAGCCGCCATGCTGATGGAGCAATCGTACGTTCCGCAGGGCAGCGAGCTTCTCTATACGACGCAGCATCGGCTGCGGGAGAAGCGGGCGATCGAAGCGGCAGGCGTGAAGGTAGCGCCGTACGCGGAGGTTCGCAGCGCGGACGAGCTTCGCGAGGCGGTCGGCCGGTTCGGCCTGCCGTGCGTGCTGAAGACGGCGATGGGCGGCTACGACGGCAAAGGCCAATGGGTCATTCGCAGCGAGAGCGAAATCGACGAGGCGTTCGAGACGCTGAAGCGCGCGGGCACGGAGCTTGTGGTGGAGCAGTTCATCCGGTTCCAGAAGGAACTGTCCGTTATCGCGGCACGCAGCCCGCAAGGCGAGATTCGGACCTTTCCGGCAGCGGAGAACATTCATGTCGACAACATTTTGCATCTGTCCATCGTGCCTGCCCGCATCGACGAAGAGCTTCAGCGGGAAGCCGAGCGGCTTGCGGCGCGGATCGCGGAAGGGCTTGGCGCGGTCGGGCTGATCGCGGTGGAGCTGTTCTTGACGGAGGACGGCGAGCTGTTCGTCAACGAGCTTGCGCCGCGTCCGCATAACAGCGGCCACTATACGATGGAAGCTTGCCGCACTTCGCAGTTCGAGCAGCATGTGCGCGCCGTATGCGGACTGCCGCTCGGGGACACGGCGCTGCTGACGCCGGTCGTCATGGTGAACGTGCTCGGCGAGCACGTGGAACCGTTATTGGGACGGATGGCAAGACAGGATGAATCGGCGGAACGTTTGGGCGTCGCGCCTAAAATTCACTTATATGGGAAACATGAAGCCAAACATAAACGGAAAATGGGGCATGTCAACGTGCTCGCAGACAGCGTGGAGCAAGCGCTGGAATGGGTTTCCGAAACCAACATTTGGAGGGTTTAA